The following is a genomic window from Sulfuricella sp..
CGTATGAGCGGAGGGTGCGCTGGAACCAGTCGCGATCGGTATAGCTGACCCCGTCGCCAGAAGGCGCCACCGCGCAGATCGCCTCGCCGTTTGGCCGTGCAAAGCCGGCGTTGATAAATGCCGGCTCCTGCTTGAGCAGCGCCTGAAGGATCTCCGGGCAGTTCTCTGCGGAAGCGCCCGGCTGCAACTCGGGGCGCAACATCAGCCCGGTCAAGATGGCGTCGGCCTGCGCGGCGATGCGCTGCTGCCGGGCAGCGATCAGCTGCGCATTGTGCTGGAGATGTGTCGCGGCGTCGCGCAGCTTCTCGGCGCGGTGGTCGAGCGTGTGCGCGAAAATCATGCCGAGCAGCATGGCGAACGCCGCCAGCAGGATCAGGATCAGGCGGCCGCGCAGGCCGAGGGTGAAGGGGAGTTTCATGTTGTCCTGTTCTCCGGATAATGCCGGGTGACGTCCACGAAATCGCCGAAGACGGCTTTTGGAATCCTGTTTTTTTCTTGCCGCAAGTTTGTGCGTATGCGGCGAGGGGCGTCAAGCTTTGGAATGAGTATAATTGCCCGTGATTGTCTTGCGCCGGGGCCTTTAGTGATGAAGATTAATCACATAATGCCGGTCGAGTGTCGTGACGGATTAAACCCGGATTATCCATTAGGGCCAAAACACCGCTCCTACATGCAAATGCATTCCAATGGATAATCCGGGTTAAAGGGGAGAGATGGGTAGCCATGACGAACAATAATGACACTGGCAAAACAATGCAACTGATCTTTTCGCCCGCCATCGCCCTGCTGAACCGCATGAGCTACACCAGGAAATTTACCCTGCTGTGGCTGATGTCGCTGGTCGCGGTTGCCATTGTGGTGTACAGCCTGTTTGTCAGCCTCGATCGGGTCATCCAGCCTTCGCAGCGGGAACTGGAAGGCCTGGTGCTGATCGATCCGGTTTCCCGCGCCGTGCAGGTCATCCAGCAGCACCGCGGGATTTCGGTCGCGCTACTCGGCGGCAACGAGGCCATGAAAGACCGGCTTGCCGCCAAGGAAATGAGTGTAGCCTCGGCATTCAGGGCGATGGAGGAGGCGCTGCCCGCCGGCCTGACTTCGGGCGAAGACTTCCGGCTACTCAAGGCCGGATGGGAGCGGCTGCGCAAGGAGGGAACCCATTGGACGGTGGATGAGAACTTCGCCGCGCATACCCGCATGATCGAACAGCTCCAGTCATTGAAGTCGTCAATCGCCGATGATTATGCGCTGACCCTGGACGGCGAACTCGCCACGCTCTACCTGATCGATAGCAACGTTAACAGGCTGCCCCATGTGCTTGAACATCTTGGCCAGCTCCGCGCATATGGCACCGGCATTCTGGCCGGGAAGCAGATCGACGGGCGCCAGGCAATCAAGCTGAACAGCCTGATTGCCGAGCTTGACAGTTCGCTCGATGAACTTGAGACCAGCATCAGAAAGACCGTGCGCCACAATCCGGCGGTACGCGATTCGCTCCTGGAGGCGTATGGCGGCATCGCCGATTCGGCGCGCACGCTGGCCGGTCTGGTGAAGGCGGATATCCTGACCGGGCGTTTTGCCACCGCTCCGGAAGTCTTCCTGGATATGGCCACCGCGGAGATCGACAGGGGCTACGCGCAAATGTATGAATCCCTGCTGCCGACAACCAGAACGCTAATCGAGAGACGTATCGCCAAGGCAAAAAACGCACTGCTCACGAGCGTTGCCGGCGCATTGCTGATATTTTTACTGGTGGTCTATATCTCGGTCAGCATCTACTACGCCATTATCGGCAGCATCCAGTCGCTGGTCCATTCCGCACAAACCTTTGCCGCGGGCGACCTGGACGTGCGGGTCAAGCTCGATACGCGCGACGAGATCAGCCATATCGGCGACAGTTTCAACAAGATGGCCGACGGGTTCAACGCCCTGCTCGATGAGCGCAAGCGGGCGGAGCAGGAGATAAAGGGCTTGTCCGCTCACCTGCAACATATTCTCGCCAGTACCCCCGCGCTGCATTACGCCTGCCGTATCGACGGCGAACGCCTGGTGCCGACCTATGCCAGCCCGAACATAAAAGACTTGTGGGGCTACGACCTGGAGGAGTATCTGGGTGAGGACGGCTGGTGGTGGTCCGGCATGCATCCCGAAGAGCGCGACGGCATCGCCGGCGCCTTTCGTGCCGCCGTGATGGCTGGCCGCGACAGCCGTTATGCCCACGAATACCGCTTCCAGCGCAAGGACGGGGCTTACCGCTGGGTGCACGATGAATTGCAGATCATCCGCGACCCGGCCGGGCGCCCTCTTGAGATCGTGGGTTCCTGGATGGATATCACCCAGCGCAAGCGCGTGGAGCTGGAGCTGGAAGAGAGCAAGGAGCGGTTTTACACCATTATCGAGACCGCACTGGACGCCGTGGTGCAGATGGATACCGAAGGCACCATCACCGGCTGGAACGCCCGGGCGGAGAAGATTTTCGGCTGGCCACGGGAAGAGGCGATAGGGCGGGCGATGGACGAAACGATCATCCCGCCCCAGTACCGCGAAGCACATACGCAGGGATTGAAACACTTCCTGGCCGCCGGCGAGGGGGTGATCCTGAATTCACAGGTCGAGCTGCTGGCGCTGCACCGCGACGGGCATGAATTCCCCGTCGAATTGTCCGTCGTCCCGATCAGGACGGCAAACCAGTACGAGTTCAGCGCTTTTATCCACGACATCACCAACAGGAAGAAATTCGAAAGCCTGGTCTGGAAGCAGGCCAACTTCGATGAACTGACCGGCCTGCCCAACCGCCACATGTTCTACGACCGGCTGGCGCAGGAAACCAGGAAGGCGGATCGCACCGGCCTGAGCATGGCCTTGCTGTACATCGACCTCGACCATTTCAAGGAAATCAACGACACGCTCGGGCACAGCATGGGCGATGTCCTGCTGGTGGATGCGGCGCGCCGCATCAGCGCCTGTGTGCGCGAGAGCGATACGGTGGCGCGCCTGGGCGGGGACGAATTCATCATCGTGCTGACGGAACTCAACGAAATCGGCCGGATCGATGCGCTGACCCAGGACATCCTCCACGAGCTTGCCAAGCCTTTCCGGCTGGGCAGCGAGGTGGCCTATATAACCGCCAGCATCGGCATCACGCTGTATCCGCACGATGCCGCCGGGCTGGAAGAGCTGGTCAAGAACGCCGACCAGGCGATGTATGCCGCCAAGAATGCCGGGCGGAACCGCTTCAGCTACTTCACCCAGGCGATGCAGCAAACGGCGCAGGCCAAGCTGAAATTGACCAATGACCTGCGCGGGGCGCTGGCGGGCCACCAGTTCGAGGTGCATTACCAGCCCATTGTCGAACTGGCCACCGGCCGTATTCACAAGGCAGAGGCGCTGATCCGCTGGCAGCATCCGGAACGCGGCTTCGTCAGCCCCGCCGAGTTTATTCCGCTGGCCGAGGAATCCGGGCTGATTGTCGAAATCGGCGACTGGGTCTTCAGGGAAGCGGCAAGCCAGGCCAAACGCTGGAGGACTTTGTACGATGCGGAATTCCAGATCAGCGTGAACATGTCGCCCGTACAGTTCCGCAGCGCCAGCAACCCGTGCCAGGCATGGTCTGCCTGCTTGCAGGCGCTTGATCTGCCGGGGCAAAGCATGGTGATTGAAATCACCGAGGGGCTGTTGCTCGAAGCGGAGCAGGGCGTGATGGACAAGCTGCTGCGATTCCATGAGACAGGCATTCAGATATCGCTCGACGATTTCGGCACGGGCTATTCCTCGCTGTCCTATCTCCAGAAATTCGACATCGACTACCTGAAGATAGACCAGTCCTTTACCCGCAATCTGACACCCGGCTCAAGCAACATGGTGCTATCCGAGGCCATCATCATGATGGCGCACCGGCTCGACATGGCAGTGGTCGCCGAGGGCGTGGAAACGGAGGCGCAACGCGAGCTGCTGGCCAATGCCGGGTGCAACCATGGGCAAGGATTTTTGTTCTCCAGGCCGGTAGCCGCCGAGGAATTCGAGATGTTGCTGAAGACCAATCAGGCCGCCACGTCACTTGTCTGAGCTTTTGCCGAAGGGGGCAAATCAGCCATTTCCAGCACATTCGTAAACGCTATCCGGCTTCGGGCAGTTGCCCCAATTTTTCTACACGTTATCTGTGGCTCAGGTGGTGATGTTCAGTTTCCCAGCCCTTGATAGCAAGGCCAACCATGCGCGGAATCAGGTAACGACCGGCTTCATAATATGAAACCATGCGCCGGGTAATGCCAAGCGCAAGAGTGGCATCAGACAGCGATAGCCGATTACGCGCACGCCAAGCGGTGAACTCATGAATCGGCGTAGCCTCTCCAGCCTGTTCGCGCGCCATGCGCCAAAGGGTATCCGTTCCAATTTCAGCGCCGTCAGGCCAGATTAGCGACCAGCCATCCTCGCCTACCGCAACAGCAGAAAAAATGGCAGCATTGTCAATCTCCGCCAGGGCGGCCAGTTCGTTGATCAACCCAGTCAGGCCGACTCGATCTATTTTTCCGCTTGCCCACGTTATTTCAACCACCTTGCTGCTTGAGGGCACTACGGCTTTAATGTCCAGATGCCGGCACGGCGGCAATCAGGCATGGTGACTGTTCGGGGAAGTTTTCATGTGGCGCAATGTGCTTCGCTTAATTAACGCCCTACGCCTTATGTTGATGGCGGTTTTTCCCCTTGGTGTTATCCAGCATAGCCTGGCAGTGGCGCAACGAGAAGCCAGGTGTACGGGGACACAGAAGATCACGCACAGCCTTTTCGAATGCTTCGCCTTCGAACTTTCCGGTGCGGGGGATGCCGATGCCGGGCGTCAAAAGCGGTCGGTGATCACCACCTCGCCCATGGGTAGCTGCCCGCCGCGCGGGAAAGGCTCCTGGGTGCCCTTGCCGATCGCCACGAACATGGCGATTACGTGATCCGGTGGCAGGTTGATGAGTTTGCCCACTGCGTCGAAATCGAAGCCGTCCATGGGGCAGGAGTCATAACCCATTTCCTTCGCCGCCAGCATCAGATTCATGGCGGCGATGCCGCAGGAGCGCATCGCCTCGTCGCGCTGCACCTGCTCGCGGCCGCGATAGTACTGATCAATGGCCGGCACCAGATAGTCCTGCACAGGCTGGGGCGCATTCCTCCAGTAGCGTGCCGGATCTCTTTCCCACGCCTTGAGGTCGGCGGCAAGCACCACCAGCAATGAGGCGTCTGTCACCTGAGCCTGGTCCCAGGCCACGGCGCGGATCTGCTTGCGCAACTCGGGGGCCGCCACAACGA
Proteins encoded in this region:
- a CDS encoding EAL domain-containing protein, coding for MTNNNDTGKTMQLIFSPAIALLNRMSYTRKFTLLWLMSLVAVAIVVYSLFVSLDRVIQPSQRELEGLVLIDPVSRAVQVIQQHRGISVALLGGNEAMKDRLAAKEMSVASAFRAMEEALPAGLTSGEDFRLLKAGWERLRKEGTHWTVDENFAAHTRMIEQLQSLKSSIADDYALTLDGELATLYLIDSNVNRLPHVLEHLGQLRAYGTGILAGKQIDGRQAIKLNSLIAELDSSLDELETSIRKTVRHNPAVRDSLLEAYGGIADSARTLAGLVKADILTGRFATAPEVFLDMATAEIDRGYAQMYESLLPTTRTLIERRIAKAKNALLTSVAGALLIFLLVVYISVSIYYAIIGSIQSLVHSAQTFAAGDLDVRVKLDTRDEISHIGDSFNKMADGFNALLDERKRAEQEIKGLSAHLQHILASTPALHYACRIDGERLVPTYASPNIKDLWGYDLEEYLGEDGWWWSGMHPEERDGIAGAFRAAVMAGRDSRYAHEYRFQRKDGAYRWVHDELQIIRDPAGRPLEIVGSWMDITQRKRVELELEESKERFYTIIETALDAVVQMDTEGTITGWNARAEKIFGWPREEAIGRAMDETIIPPQYREAHTQGLKHFLAAGEGVILNSQVELLALHRDGHEFPVELSVVPIRTANQYEFSAFIHDITNRKKFESLVWKQANFDELTGLPNRHMFYDRLAQETRKADRTGLSMALLYIDLDHFKEINDTLGHSMGDVLLVDAARRISACVRESDTVARLGGDEFIIVLTELNEIGRIDALTQDILHELAKPFRLGSEVAYITASIGITLYPHDAAGLEELVKNADQAMYAAKNAGRNRFSYFTQAMQQTAQAKLKLTNDLRGALAGHQFEVHYQPIVELATGRIHKAEALIRWQHPERGFVSPAEFIPLAEESGLIVEIGDWVFREAASQAKRWRTLYDAEFQISVNMSPVQFRSASNPCQAWSACLQALDLPGQSMVIEITEGLLLEAEQGVMDKLLRFHETGIQISLDDFGTGYSSLSYLQKFDIDYLKIDQSFTRNLTPGSSNMVLSEAIIMMAHRLDMAVVAEGVETEAQRELLANAGCNHGQGFLFSRPVAAEEFEMLLKTNQAATSLV
- a CDS encoding nitroreductase family protein, with protein sequence MDVSRAIELRRAVKAYDAGQRMSEAEKEKLFSLAMLSPTAFNIQNWRFVVVAAPELRKQIRAVAWDQAQVTDASLLVVLAADLKAWERDPARYWRNAPQPVQDYLVPAIDQYYRGREQVQRDEAMRSCGIAAMNLMLAAKEMGYDSCPMDGFDFDAVGKLINLPPDHVIAMFVAIGKGTQEPFPRGGQLPMGEVVITDRF